The genomic segment actgtgtgcaggaagatcacaacactcctggtattaatagggatagggcactgtgtgcaggaagatcacaatacccctggtatcagggttagggcacaagttctagtcacattgactgatcacattacttgttttgtcaagctaccaactgtttccatttcccatcccccatatactgtcagtaggaaacttggtaacatgaataaataagagggcagccaataggaatacatattcattcctaaactgaccttaactgacctgaaaagtgtcaaattgtatcattttcagttagtgcgcactaactcgagttagtgcgcactaatcggaaaaaacgatttttaacgatttttttaactaaaaaatcgtgcctaagacgattttcttgccctgccacacgatttctatcgttaagacgatatggaaaacgattcacatccctagtgttagtGATAGTATAAATGAGTGTGCGTGTGTGGATGTGCTGTAGCATACTACTGACAGTGCAGACGTGTGTTTGCTGTAGGGTGTTATTGATAGTATGAGTGTGTTGTTGGTTGTTAGTGATAGTATAaatgagtgtgcgtgtgtgtatgtgctgtAGCATACTACTGACAGTGCAGACGTGTGTTTGCTGTAGGGTGTTAGTGATAGTATGAGTGTGTTGTTGGTTGCTAGTGATAGTATAAatgaatgtgcatgtgtatgtgctgTAGCATACTAGTGACAGTGTGCGGATGTGTGTTTGCTGTAGGATGTTAGTGATAGTATGAGTGTGTTGTTGGTTGTTAGTGATAGTATAAatgaatgtgcatgtgtatgtgctgTAGCATACTAGTGACAGTGTGCGGATGTGTGTTTGCTGTAGGATGTTAGTGATAGTATGAGTGTGTTGTTGGTTGTTAGTGATAGTATAAatgaatgtgcatgtgtatgtgctgTAGCATACTAGTGacagtgtgtggatgtgtgttttCTGTAGGGTGTTAGTGATAGTATGAGTGTGTGGTGTTGGTTGTTAGTGATAGTGTGaatgagtgtgcgtgtgtgtatgtgatgtagaCTGTTAGTAACAATGTGATACCTTCCTCTTTTtgcctttccttttatttctagGTTACACACCAGTTCTTCAGGCCATGACCTGCTATAAAATCTTAGCACTGGTGGCTCTATCCTTCAGCCTTGTCTTCCTGGGGACAGCTTTATTTGGTGACTACTGGATTTCAGCTTCAGTGACTCATGAGGGAATTTGGCTGGCATGCAGCGGGCTGTTTTGTTCTCATTATTCATCAGGAATTAGTAAGTACTATGCTGTTTCACTGTTTTATCCTTCCAGCCCGTTCATACACtgctcctctcctcatgcctttCCCACTGGCTCTCAATAAGGACACATCATACATGGCCTCTCTCCTTACTCTCCCTCCTTCTACCTCTCAAATGTGAAATCTTGTGCAATGTTACTGCTCATTTTGACCATTCTTCAAAGCAGGGTGGTCTGTGTTGCTGCTACCACTCATGCTATAGGAGTTATCCTGGGGTAGGCACCTGAGGGAGAGCTGCGCCTTCGCTGCAGACATCCCAGACTTCTAGAGGCAGTTCCACTCTGCAGTGCTCTCCAACAACAGTGCTCTTGGAGTCCAAGCAGGGAAGAAAAACCAAGCTGCTCAGCAAGTAGTCCACTCTGGTGAGGCTACCTGGGTACCAGTCCTCCCGTGGTACTGACCCAGGAGAAAGGGGTCAACCAGAACAGCAGTAACATAACAAAGCTTATTCAGTATATTGTTCTTTCAATAGGTCCCTGAAGGAACACGGTTTTTCCTTGTCTGCAAAAGTCACCACCCTGTAGCTAATGCTTCCTAGTCCACAGAtagcaaatattgcttacctgtaacaggtgttctcacaggacagcaggatgttagtcctcacatatgggtgacatcacaggatggagcccaatcacgggctggctgcagggttagtgcccagcatggcactaaccctgcagccagcaggggtcccccttcagtcatgtttaaaaagctacaggcagggccgaaaaataaaataagaaaacgtaacgaacccaacaccgcagggaggcgggcgggttttgtgaggactaacatcctgctgtcctgtgagaacatctgttacaggtaagcaacatttgctttctcacaggacaagcaggatggtagtcctcacatatgggtgagtaccgagctgaggctgcccgagcaatgcaccaaatgtacccaacggcgtgcaacaggcacaacaactggggtggaatttggtagagggcctGTATTttactaactctgcgagccgaagtgattgccaaaaaaaaaatcactttccatgtgagatagcgaagatcacaagattggagaggctcgaatgatgGCTTCATGaaccgacccaaaaccagattgaggtcccaagaaggggctggagggcgcagaggaggcttgaggtggagcaagTCCTTCAGAAattgtgttacaaggggttgtactgaaataggaacatccccaaaacctttatggaaggcagctaccgcactgacatgcattctgatggaagaagttttaagacctgattctgacaagtgccagagatagtccaaaaacttcatggtggaacaggtaaagggatcaagtgATTGAagagaacaccatgatttaaatctgttccatttgtaaaggtaagattttctcgtggaaggctttcgtgaagcaatgaggacatgggaaactggctccgaaaggttgagtggttgaagaatcaacctttcaacatccaggccatcagggataaggcctgaagattggggtggctcAAGCACCCGTTGTTCTGAGTGTTCAgaagcgggtccattcccaagggaatgtgcctgcgaatggagaggtcctgaagaatcggaaaccacacttggtatggccagtgaggtgctatcaggatcatggttcccttctcctgatgtagcttcacaagagtctttgagagaagtggaagtggagggaaggcatataagaGACCagctgcccatgagagggagaatgcgtctcttggGTGTGAGTGTTGACTGTGAgtgagagcaaaagttctctactttgcggttttgaggtgatgcaaagaggtctatgcggggggtaaccccaacgttggaatattgagtcctcaacagtggggttgagggacctctcgtgcagttgaaaggcacgactcagcttgtccaccaacacattgtccacttccggcaagtaggtggctctgaggtacatcgaatgggagagggcctccgcccatatctgtgctgcttcctgacacagtaggtaggagcccgtccctccctgtttgttgatgtaccacatggccacctggttgtctgtctgaatcaggatgacctggttggaaaggtgatcctgaaataccctgagagcatatctgattgctcatagctccaggaaattgatttggtgtttggcttcctctggagaccaagctccttgggACTGAAAATTggcgacatgtgctccccagccgaggttggaagcatcggtggtgagaattatttgagggtctggagcctgcaagggtaggccttggaggagattggtctgatttttccaccaggctagagactgacgaagtgggtcggtgatgtggacaatggtcaatAGTGGTTGGACGGATTGAgtccactgtgaccttagagtccactgcatgactctcatggccaagcggacCATTGGAGTAACCTGttctgaggacgccatgtgtcccagcaggatgaggaagtggcgtgcagttgAGCGGTGCTGAATCTGtagctggtgtgtgagagaaatgagagtgagagcttgctgttgaggcagaaatgcttttgcttgaaaggtgtccaagtctgcctctatgaaggacaaagtttgagataggactaagcaggatttcgcgtagttgacgagaaatcctagcgaaatcagagtgtgtgaggtgagatgtagggacgacagagcagctgcTGAGTGAGagctctgatcaaccaatcattgagataggggtagacgtgaacaccttgagtcctgagaagGCTGCTACTatgagacacttggtgaagactcgtggtgcagatgccaggccaaatggcagcacttggtactgatagtgcttggggcctaccagaaatctcagaaatctgcgatgagatggagttatcgcaatgtgtgtgtacgcgtcctggaggtctagagagcagagccagtctcctctttgcagaagaggaaagagggaacccaaggttactaTCTTGAAcgtttctcgctggaggtacttgttgagggcacttaggtccagaattggacgaatgccgcctgacttttttgggattagaaagtaccgggaatagaatcctaggccttgttgggagtagggcactggttctattgctctggactggaggaggagggaaacctcctgttccaggagtggtgaatggtcggatgttccccacgtcagccgaggtggggaatccggtgggatggagagaaagttcaggtgataaccctgagagattatggcaaggacccactggtctgaggtgattgtgtgccatctgttgttgaaatggcacaatcgaccccccactggtatataaggcagtggaagctggctgctgctctctatgcagagtcaaaagccagaagcagggcccagctgaggagctggTTGCAGCTTTTGTTTCTGAgtttgacgagactgggccttctggaaaggtctcgtggaacgactTCTAGaaggtggtggataggacttctttggatggaagaatgactttttagtatccttcctgaatggctgtttggaggaatactcagaaggcatgagagagagttggcgaagggtctcatgatgctcttTCAGTTCAGCCACCGTCCGCTGGATCTGTTCGcgaaacagattgtctcctatgcaaggcagatcggacaagctgtcttgtacttcagggcgcaagtccgaagacttaagccaagcccatcttcttgcagaaatggcagctgcagataccctggaagcggtatcaaagatatcgtaagaggatcttatttcatgcttccctgcttcaaaacccttgtgtaccagggtttgaagctgttccaggaattgctgaggcagggactctgcaaagtcctgtatctgtttgaataagaccctatattatactgggtcatatacagctggtaagaggcgatccgagagataagcatttTTCCCTAGAAAATACACCAGCcaggcatccaggaatttctgttccttacccggggggggggggggggggggaaggaagagtgAGGTTTTGAGCAtcgtgccctcttttgggcagactcTACTACCAcggattggtgatccagctgaggtttctggaaccctggggctgactggactaagtaagtggtatctgcctttTGGTTGACTGGAGCTActgaaccagggtgttcccagttcgttttgagaagatccaaaagaacctgatgaatagggatggaggttatttccttgggagcatctaggaattgtaacagctccatcatttggtgcctatcatcttgttcagtctgtaattggaagggaaccaactcagacatttccttcacaaaatttatgaaggacaagtcctctggaggagaacgcttcctgctttccgTAGAAGGAGGagatggtaaatcatcggtgtcttgagatgaatcgtcagtgcaggtgtcataaggatcaacaCCTGTCCCTCTGGGAACCTGAGGAGGAcaggacgatggtattcctgaaggtcctgttctaggctctgaaggcaccgagggaagtactggaggcaccgatgaaggcatcgagggcatcgatggatggatcggtgatGCCGATGGCCggatcggcatcgatggctgaggcatcggcaggactcccgatgggGGAAtacggaacagtgtttctcctcccgatgaaagaGTAAGTGGAGAAGGCACCAGAGCCaccggtgacccaggatccatcgatggaaaagcggctataagcgcttccatcttcaagagcagcggtgccaacgctgctggcaTGGGAttggtggtcggttccacaatcggcaccagtgtcggaggaacttggaacctgtgcatcgccttatcgatggcctcctgaaccatctggtccagctcttcacggagacctggagcaagcagccccggctccggaagggaagaaggaggcagaggcatagctggagggaccaccattaaaggcggagtcgcagctcccaaTACCTgtccaggtgagggttgcctcagtgacccggtcccagaaagggtcgatgccttttctggacggggtttcttcgatggtggctcggagaTGGCGAAGTCGATGccaatgtttctctctacgatacatcaatcttgagggggagtagaggttgCCGATGGCCAGGAAGTCGTCGATCCCGGACAGCCATCGGCCTGTGCCCAATGCTGGCGTGAAGTGGACGGCGTCAGTTcggacgacgtcgatgcaatagacggcatcGGAGTTTGGGaacgaaagagaagttccattttctccattctggctttgcgaacttttggtgtcattaagacacatttggtgcaagtcaggacatcatgttcGCACCCAAGGTACATTACACaaactttatgagggtctgttatggacatggtgcgagtacagtccaggcaccgatggaaccccgatgccatggcttttgaaaaaattgagccacggtGTGGttaacggccagtaggccgcgagggccaaactcgacaggaaTCGACCAGAACCAggtaaaaaaacttaccggagtaccgcggtagCAAAAATTcgaaagggggacccctgtgagGTATGAAAGTTTGTAGTAATTCTGTGAGGTAAATTCCcatcaggaatctctgtggagctccttaaaccgcgtggctactgctacgcggaaaaaagaagactgaaggcgctaaccctgctggttgcagggttagtgccatcctgggcatgccgagtaggtgccagtcaaagttctagaaactttgacaaaagtgttccgtgattgggctccatcctgtgatgtcacccatatgtgaggactaacatcctgctgtcctgtgagaacaggagCTCTGCCTGCAGACTTTAGCTTACTCACTCACACTCCTTTAacattaaaaaacccccaaaaaacgacCCTTCGCAACCTGAAGTTTGAGCCCAAACACCTTTAGAAGGTTTCTTGGGCTGCACCATTGTGCTTTCAGGCACCAGCCTTCCCCCTCCTCAAACTCAAAGCCCAGGAAAAAAATACTCAAAGCACCATCCCCGTAGTCCACGTCCATATCTGGATTTATGTTACTGGGTAATCTACCTCtgtgtcctcctcctcttcccacccCCTCCTCAGGGGCTTACCTGTGTGTATCCAGTCCCCCAGGGTCACGCTTCCCAGTGGGTgccagccctctccccccccccccttcccgttGGTTtctctgggaaatgtagtttcccaCCTATCTCTCCAGGGCCTTTCTTCTTGTCTAGGTTTGCTTCTGGCTCGCCTTGGAGTTATCCAGTCCGGGTTTCCCCTGCTAGGCAAGCAGGGCAGCTCGTCACAGCGCATAAAGATGAAGGCTGCTGCTAAGATGACGTTACTGAATGCAAACCAACACGTCCAGAAGGAAGACATCATGAACTGCACAGGAACTTagattattttaataaaaatcacacgctctaaccactaggctactcctaagATATCCTAAGAGCCCACCCAGCTGGTTGTTGGGgtgagggtccccaggacaacaGGGGTGTACTTCTCTCTGAAACAAAGCAGGATATTTCCATACCTGgggacttttgattttcagtcatcctgagattgtggAGGAATAGTGGAAAGGAGGTGGGGcagcagggagggaggaggaagtacacaaactctctcctctctctgtcatacacacaccctctcttcttactcccccttccttctcactcactcatccctcttcctttcccttccaatCACTCGCCTCCCCTCTCCTCagtcagtcactcaccccccttccctttcagtcacccccccactccaccccaccccttccctctcactcacctcctcccttccctttcagtcactcaccctcctccacctctgctgCTGGGCAGGGTGAGATGCCCCGGCAGCCACTGGtagggccagtgctagcatttttgctgccctctcctcgctcctttttttttaaaccacagaATGCTCTTTTTCCCAGTAGAAACCGTCAGTTTCACACTCTGTCGCAGGACCCTTTCACCACCAAAAAAAAGCCGTGCTACCTCCTGCAATCTAAACTTTTAAAACTGACGCCCTGAACCTCAATGTCAGAGTTTATGTATAAATGGTGCCGGCTGGCCCCGTAGCTGCCACCGTTTTTGTGGTACAGAAATGCATGCACTGCTCTGGTGCCACCCAGTAAACCCATAAAGTgtcaggcctattgtaacatgttgggtcttcagtaaacaaaaaagcaataATGAAATAGTAAACTTCTCATACTAAAAAATACTAATTTCCAGCAGTCAAACAggaacaatcctatctatgaaaaggcaacactgcaaatattacaccaggattGAAAACACCACTGTATGTATTGTGGCAAAAACAGCACACACCAGGCTGCTGTAAATCATTACGCAGAAACTGCAAGCTGGCAGAATGCCCACCTCCGTTACACATACAGAACGCAGACTCACCCTcagcaaacacagaataaagagaccataaagagtAAACAGAGACATACAGACAGAAACCTGAACTGGGAACTGCAACtagtcagactctgtatgtaatgcagcaacagAGAAACAAACATCCCCCGTCCTCATaaataatcaaacaataaaatcagggaatataaatcaatcctattagtaaaaccatactaataaaaatgactCTCTCCAACAAGCTaaggaacagaataacatccaataattaagagctcatacaacattttaaacattttccaaatagcaataacatatttcaaaatggcagacacagacacccaataattaaagttaataaggatggaaaattcactgaACTACATAACCTGAAAACTTCATTTCCAGTCAACCTGAGcatgttgtggattagtggggcgGCACAAACCTTTTTTATATTCACAGAGGCAGGAAGGCAGActggttcacacacacacacacacacaccccaatcaggttcctattcacacaaatacacactaaGGCAgattcctattcacacacacacacatccaggcagattcccattcacacacacacacacacccagtcaagTTCCCTTATGCACATACCCCCagtcaggttcctattcacacacacacccagataagttcccatacacacacacacacacacacacacacatacatacatacatacatacatactcagtcaagttcccattcacacacacacacacatacatacatacgcaGTCAagttgccattcacacacacacacacacaaacacacacatcccccagtcaagttcccattcacatacccccAATCaagtccccccaccccccacccccagtcaggttcctattcacacaaatacacactgaGGCAGATTCCTATTCAGATACACACAACTCAGTTAggttgccattcacacacacacacacacccacccaggcaggttcccattcacacataaaTAAACCCCTCGGCAGGttctcattcatatacacacacacacacacacacacacacacactcagtcaagTTCCtgttcacacatacataccccccagtcattcacacacacacacacacacacacacacacacccatacccaGCCAGGTTCTCattcacagatacacacacacacacacagaagcaggttcccaataacacacacacagaagcaggcagatttccattcacacacacccagtcaagttcccatttacacacacagaaacacacacctCCCCAGTCAGattgccattcacacacacacacacacaccgagtcaagttcccattcacactcCCCCCAgtcaagttcccattcacacacacacacacacccagtcaagTTCCCTTACGCACACACCCCCagtcaggttcctattcacacacacacccacacacccagataagttccccccccccccacacacacacagacaagttCCCTTACGCGCACACCCCCCAgtcaagttcccattcacaccccccccaATCAagttcccatttacacacacacacacacacacacacacacacacacacacactccctccagtcaggttcctattcacaaaaatACACACTGAGGCAGATTCCTATTCACATACATTCACCCAGTCAGGTTgccattcacacagacacacacacacacacacacacccaggcaggttcccattcacacatacacacacacacacacacacacacacatacatacccagtcaagttcccattcacacatacataccccccagtcattcacacacacacacacacacacacacacacacacacagaggcaggttctcattcacacatacacacacacagaggcatgttcccaataacacacacacacatatccaggcaggttctcattcacacacacacaatatatacaCAACcattcaagttcccattcacacacacacacacacacccagtcaagggggttcccattcacacacacacacatacacccctagtcaagttcccattcacacatacataccccccccccccaggtcaggttcctattcacacaaatacacactgaGGCAGATtcctattcacatacacacaacccagttaggttgccattcacacacacacacacacacacacacacacacacatacccagccaggttcccattcacacatacatataccccCCGGCAGGTTcttattcacacacagacacacagacacacacacacacacatacatacccagtCAAGTTCTCATtcacaccaccacccccccccccccaggcaggttctcattcacacacacaataaaCACACAACcattcaagttcccattctcacacacacccacacacacccaggcatgttctcattcacacacacacacacacacacaaacacacacacagaggcacgttcccaataacacacacacacatatccaggcAGGTtgtcattcacacagacacacacaaacagacacacagaagcacgttcccaataacacacacacacatatccaggcaggttctcattcacacagacacacacacccagtcaagggggttcccattcacacatacatatcccccccccccagtcaggttcctattcacacaaaTACACAATGAGGCAGATtcctattcacatacacacaacccagtTAGGTTGCCATTCACATACACccacccaggcaggttcccattcacacacacacacacactagcaggttcccattcactcacacacatccaggcaggctctcattcattccttcattcacacacacacagacacacaccatcGGGAGCAGACAGGGGAGCCCATTCTGCTACTcctctttcaggccaatgcaatacagtgcactatAAGGGGATTAACGCGTTGGAAAACGCATATCCAACCCTCTGCGAagctaatagcattcatcacatgtaaattcacgttgatgaggctgttagctattacctcctaatgcacacatttttaccctcagaagtTAACTCCTACATCGTCAAATCTCacggggctagcacttcctctttgctgatcttgtgcataGAGTAGTGCTAGGTGCACCTGGTTTGAATATCCAGCGCCGgcacagagaagcaggagaatggGCTCCCTCCTTGTGCGtctcctcctcttcatttcagccgccgatgggatggggtccaccggcagcctcgCTGCCCTCCTGTTCATTTTGACTGcggccctcctcctcttcttggctgTCATTGCCCCTTCCGGGTGTGCAGAGCCATTAGCGCCAGGCCTGACCGCAGGCATCTTCCCTTCTTGCGCTGGGCGGGATGGGATCCCTCCCGGTGGTTATGGGGTCTTTTCTTGGCTGGGGAGGACAGGATCCCCCGCCCCCCGGAGTTTTCAGATGTTGGCCCGGAGAACCAGCAATTCCTGTGGAattctggagagttcccaggaatGGAATTTTCAGTGGCATGAAGTGAGCATCACCATTTTGGAAAACAGCAGCAGTGGAGCAGCTGCCACTGGAGGGATCGTGCCTGCCCCATTTAAACCACAATTGGGTtaaaaggtaggggaggggtccGAGGCGGCTGCTGGCATTGAGCCCAAGAGGGGGATTATGCTGTTTGtgtcttcattttaaagaaacGAAAAGTAataggaaaggaaagagaaagaaaggctCCGTGCACACAATTACAAGACAGATGTGGGATGCCCCTTTCTAGCTAAAATGAACCCCGTGTCTCTGCAGAATTCATGTCTGCTGTTTCCCAGGCCCTCCCTTGCACGCTTAACTAACAGCAAATCTAAGCGCAAACTCTGGCTGAGAACGCCGCCTCTGCGGCACCCCCAGCCTGAGCACTGAATCCGGCTCTTCCACCTGGCATTGCCCAGCACTTGCCACTAAGCCACCAGGACAGCCCACATTGAGCATTTTCATTTCATTGGAGTAAATTCCACCTTTCGTCACTGGTAAGCCACTTCCATGTGAAAAGCTGCCCTGTTCTTGGTAGGTGCCTGTGGTCAACAGCTAACACCAGTTCTTGTCTAATTTCTTAGAAGGAAAACCCATCTCAGAAATGAATATCAAAACCATGTACAGAATGAAGACAAGTAAAGGGGGATTAAGCGGGCACAGGTTGGAAACATCTATGCTCAAGGCTTGAGCCCTGAACGAAGGAAACGAGGCATCATGAAATATCTGTCCATCTGCTTGTTTGTCCTTTTTAGGATTCCTTGATGTCACCAGAACATTCATCATTTTCTCCTGTATTGCTGCCTCCTCTGCTGGAATCTTAGCATTCTCCTCCTTCAACAGTCCTTTCCTTGGCAAGTTCAGTAAAGTGCTGATTGCTGCCATTTTAAGTTTTGTATCAGGTAAGTGCTATTGAAAATCACGAGAACCGTTTTTTAATTTAAGCTCGGGGGACTTGTATTCTAAATGCTGAAACACATGTTTGCTGATGCTCTGACACTGCAAACGTCTGGATTTGGT from the Rhinatrema bivittatum chromosome 14, aRhiBiv1.1, whole genome shotgun sequence genome contains:
- the LOC115076192 gene encoding lens fiber membrane intrinsic protein-like; translated protein: MTCYKILALVALSFSLVFLGTALFGDYWISASVTHEGIWLACSGLFCSHYSSGIRFLDVTRTFIIFSCIAASSAGILAFSSFNSPFLGKFSKVLIAAILSFVSAGCVVISMAVYTGEIGKVLPNIASSHYAWSFILGWTAFPLLLIAGALFLAAHVFSPPE